A region of the Labeo rohita strain BAU-BD-2019 chromosome 5, IGBB_LRoh.1.0, whole genome shotgun sequence genome:
atgttttactcaaaaaccttaatttcttttcgactgaaaaaaaaaaaaaaaaaaaaaaacaaaagacatgaacatcttggatgacatgggggtgagtaaatcatcaggaaatttttattctgtaagtgaataatgtaaatctttaaatgtaaataatgcgAACAATGgctttaatgtaaataatgtgaaTAATGTTATTCTTTACTGTAAAAGTTTATCAATGAAAGATCATGGAATGTCAATTCTGCCCAATACTCAACACTAATATTCATTACTATGAGGTAAGCTCACTTACTGTATAATGCAAGAGGTGTTATAAAATAAAGTGGAAGAGAGATGAcaatgtcaataaataaatgggaaaaaaatgagaATGAATTTATTgacttgaaatatttattaattctcagagtcttatttaaaataaataatagtatggTAAAGGAAGCAAAATGACCAAGAATGAATAgtagtgtttaaaaaacaaaacaaaagaaaagaaaacaggtGATCAACATCAATACAATCTTTTAGTTaagatataaaaacacacatatacaaaactgcaatttaaaattcaaCAATGCAGCGACGTATAGACAAGTCTAACACCTATTATTTGGAAACAGTAGTTTAAGAGTCATTAAGGGGCTGTCAGTGTGCTCTTTTTTAGGTGTTAATAGTGTTTGAGAGATGTTTCTCAGTGTATAACAGAGTACCTTCACCTTTCAACAACTAGCTTTAGGAGCAAAAACGGTTTAGTAAGCCCTTTGAAAATCTACCCCAGCTATACACCTTCAtgagcaaaaaaataaagtgcatgtGCAACACTCAACTGATCTCGACACCAAACACGAGGCTTTTATGAGTGTTCTCAAACGTCTAAACTCAAGGATGTCGGCAGTGTTGACACTTCTTTCGCTGAGGAATGTTTTCAACCTTGGTAAATAATTAGACAGCAACTGCAAGGGAAGTAACCGattatgaatatattaaatactgTCATTCAAATCGTTTACAGCGACACTCTTCATAACAGAGCATGCTGCTCTTCTGCATGAGGAAAAAGCTCCAGTGCCAACATCAACATGGTTACATTGCATGATAGTATTACTAAAACATGATCATAAGTGCACCATAGTACAGACCAATGTCCAGTGGAGAGGCCGCTACCGAGAAGAACAGAAGAGAAGAACTGCATTTGACACACATCAAGGTCTGTTTCCTTATTAGGACCATCGAGTTTCCAAAAAACGGGCTACAGCCGAGCTGCTTTTTTTAAAGCGCTGAATAAACAGACACGGTACCACAATGCATGAAGGCCAAAAGTATGCAGATCTGGGATTGTCCCAGTGACAACAAAGGAGCAGCATGTTTTGGAGgccaaaaaaagtttagttgAGAGGCAAGTCagctattttttacattaaatcgAGTTCTGGCAGTCCTTAGAGTCAGAAAACACGTTTCGAAGACGTTAAGAGGAAAACGTGTGTCCCTCGCAAAAGGAGGAAACGAatcgaacaaaaaaaaacaatcatggGGGAAGTGCTTCGTTTAAACGAGCTAATCAGTGCCAAACTAATAAATACTTCAAGTAACAAAAAACTTAATCATGTAAAAAGACCACAGGATTGTGGGTAAAGGACTACTTCAAcccaaaacacattcaaatgaaGTGCATGTTGATTCATGCCTGTTTGTTTGTCCAGCGAGCCTCTTCCATCTAAACTCTGATGGAAGCGGATTAAGTGATTACGGGCCTCGATGCGTCGGACTTTACTTTCCGCTCTTTTTTTGGCCCTGCGGGTCTTTTGGCTTGCCACAGGTGGTTATGGATAGTCAGCGCATCTACACTAACGGACACAGTCTTGGCAGGGATTACAGTGAACTGCTTGCGGTCCGAGCTGTACTTGTAGAGTTTGTCGATCATCTTCTTAGTGATGCTCTTGGGCCCTGTGCCAGTGAGCTTGTGGATCTCCTCTGTGTCAGGGAAGTAGGAGTAAAGGGCTCTGAACTGGCAGCCACTGTCCCGGAAGAGAATCATCAAGTGGTTGGATTCACACTTCTCCAGCTCCTACCAGTCAGAAAAAAAGAGGCAATTATTTACTGTAGTTCCCCTTAAGATTGATTGGTTATTTCTTCTaacctaaataaatgtatgcataACCTTTTCAATATCAATATCAACTCAATTTTTGTTTGCAATGCAGAGGTGCCACAAGATCTGCATCTCAAGTGGCATTTAGATACATTCACACATATTGTTAAATGCAGATCATACATGCAGttaacataaatgtattaatgttttaaaaataaaacactcaaCAGTGATATCTAAAatgattttgggaaaaaaatatatttcataaaccTAAAaatcgccagtaggtggcagcaaatcACTAAGTCCAACAACTCATCAGCAcatgagtgagtcattaagTTATTCTTTCaactgattcgttcaaatggctgattgaTTTAATAAAGCACAGTTGTGTGTTGCTCAACGACGCAAAACTGTTATGGTgtggctttatttatttatttttttttaactattttcgttgatgaaatagagcaaaaacaggaacttgagtctaaaatgtaagtaaattaatattaacttcttgtttaaggggctgttttaaacaaaaaaaaaagtatcatattTGTATGGAAAAGACTACATGTATGATATTAACGTTATCAGATGATATAAGACATATAAAAGTCGTACAGGGCAATTATATACATCACACAGTGAAATTATATACATCACACAGTTATATACAAAGAAATACATCACACAGTGAAAGCGTAAACTAAATGCACTCGCACAATAGTCTAACCTACATCTCAGTCAGAGGTTCCGTTAGACTTTAATATTGTCCGTCATTTTAACAGTTGTAAAAATTCCGTCATATCTATTATtacttaacatttcaattttaattttttaactataataacatatttaattgcttttatttttgttcacattttaattttgaatcgtgaacctacaggacgaacatatagacctttttcctgagtaaacgATGAGCGCCGCCATTACATATTCTAACTTCCGTTTGGATGCTCTTCTGTTCCAGTCTCCATAGGAACCCATTCAAATAGCGcccatctgtttttaatgttgctAACATCGGCAGCTTCGTGTCATCTacacactcattaaactttGAGGAGTGATGCACTAACAAACGACAGTCATTGCAACATTGAAAAGTGATGGTGCTGTGGAgtcatgtgctttttaaaaacatttgaataggTTTAACATTAGGTTATCAACTCtgaatatacattaatttgactagaaacattGGAGATCGGAAATGCAAAGCATCCTTCCGGTTAAAAGTCAGGCGTGACTTCCGTGTTTCCGAAAATTGTCTATAGGCTTATTGGCTTATTTTGGAGAACGGATGAAGAGAGAATGTGCATCACTTTTCAAATTCAACACCACACCCTGCAGTGACAGTGGAGGCCACTTAAAtgtagggctgggtaaaaaataaaataaatgtttcaaaaccgTTTCACACTCACCACCAACTAGACAGGGTGAGAATTAGTTACAaattacaatagatcaccctcagtgtaatctgtcaaagtgaccgacggccttcagatttttccgtcacttctaaaaaaaattattggtTAACGCAACCTCTGATCTCAGTGTATGCATGCACTCCCTGGGTATTATTGTCAAATCTCatattttaaacaacaattacGATATTATTGTAGATGATATATCTCGCACACCCCTAGTTACATCATAGCATGCACTGCCTGTTCAAACTGGTCACACACCTCAAGAATGGAGTTCTTCTGTGGCTCATTTACTTTCCCAGCCAAGCAACAATGAGAGATGGCGTTGTGGATTATAGGCTTGTTGGACTTTGCACTTGGCTCCTTGAAAAGCTTGGGTCCTACAGTGAAGAAATAATCataggaaaaacataaaaacccaTTAATTCAAGAAGCATGGATGCCCTATAAGGTCATGGATTATTAatctttttcttcttattttatgaTGATCCATTACCAATTTTTTACATATACACTACGGTTCGGTaagatgtttaaatgttttcgAAAGAGGTCTCTTatcctcaccaaggctgcatttatttgatcaaaaataaagtaaaaaatattaatattgtgaaatattaccattttctatctgaatatgttaaaatgtatttttttccaatgATGGTATAGctctagtgtcacatgatcctatagaaatcattttaatatgctgatttgctgctcaaaaaatattttatttttctgttcacTGTACAAGTAAAAATGTTGTGGTATATGAAAAATCTTAACAGAACATATTAGATGTTTAAAATGCAACCACATGGAGCAGGAATTTGGATCAGTGAGATTTCATTGTGGGCGGGGCTACTACGTGTGACATAAATAGAGAACAACTGACTGAAAAAATATCATCTTGCAATCACGGCTGGTTAGGGCAAAAACAATCTTCCACCCTTGGATTTATCGCTTGCCAATTTGTTGTTTCATCTGGTTAGGTGTCCCTCTCGGAGCCCTATAAATCTCTCACTGATGCGCATTGGAGCTTCTCAGTCTCCATTATTAAAAGCTAAACTACCTCATCCATCACTTTGACATTCAACAAACGCCACAAACCTTTCTATTCTCCTTCTAAACAATCGTTAGCTTAAAAATGGTTCAAAGGGTCCCTGCAGTGAACATTGACAAGATCAAGTTGATTAACGCTAATTTAACCGTGCCATTCTGTACATTACTCAAATAATTGACATGAACCCAAATCCCTTTTTAATACATagcttaaaaggatagttctaATTTCAATGTATGGAGGATTAATATACAGCTTTTAATTGTGCATTGCACACTTCAGCTTTAGAGTATTTATTCTACAAacaaagttatttattatttatttattatttattagtcaACAAATTCTTCCACTATTCCCCCcaccacccaaaaaaaaaaaaaaaaaaaaaaactcatgtgTGCTTATGTACTcaagcacacaaacaaacatattggCAAATGCATGGTCGAGATCACATCAGCACGCTGCTGTTTTTAACACAGGATGTCGTCCTGGAGCAGAGGAATctaaaactgtataaataatttagtattttagaGCAGCATGTGGGACCCACACTTCTTGAGCATCAACACAAATATAAACCACTTGCATCCTACAGAATGGAATGTGAAAACTCACCAGTGTATTCCGCCATGGATGTTGATGTAATGGAAGACGCGGTGGAACCGTTGTCCCAGTCTCTCTCTGTAGTCCGACTGGAATTGCGACTGAGGCCTGGAAATGACTCTACCGATTCCCCCCTGTTAATGGAAAAAGCGAACAGCAACTTTAAAGCGCTTTGGAGGTCACATTCTGAACTGAGTCGATTGATTCTGAAAAGAATTAATGAAATGCTAGCACGCATCTGCACACAGCCTGTAGGACATGGGAAGGACTTACCGTTGAGATCCCGCCCCTCCTGAGTTGACACTGTCTGGTTCAGTGGTGGCCACAGAAGCCAGTGACAGACTAGAACCAGACTGGGCACTGATGAGATTCTCATCTGGTGAGgacataatttcattatttcagtttaagtgCCAATGAACATTTCCTCTGTTAACTCTGTAATGAGTTTAATACTTACTGGCAGCAGGATATTTGGGAAGCGAATCAACTGAAGGTTCTTCTTTCAGCACAGACTTCGGCCTTTGTTTTTTAGGCTTAGTCTTGGGTTTGGGCTGGGGCTGTTCTTGCTCCTCACTCATCTCCTGCTGTTTCCTTCTAAGGTATTCCTGCTTTATCAACTCTCTCCTGTTTTTCTCCTCCTCTTTTCTGAGTCGTTCCTCTTCAGCTTTCCTCCTGGAATTAAACAAGAAACAAGGCTTTAAACATGAACTTCAAGAAAGAGTTACAAAGCATCTctttatcatatttatattcatggAAGATGACACTTCAAAGGTTGTCAATACCTGGCCTCATCTCTTTTCAGCTCACTTTCAGCCTCCAGCTGTTGCTTGCGGAGCCGAGCTTCCTCTGCCTTCCTCTGTTGTTTCAGGAGAAACGCTGCTCGCTTTTTGGCCAATTCATCCTCTGCTTTTTGCTCGTCCTGCAGGCATAAACAACAAAATCAGTAGGAAAAGTAAGACTAGTAAAACTCACATAGTTTTTGTGTACTTAGTGGTTGCTTTTATAGTCTTGAGGGTGTTGCTCAGTGGGGTTTTGGCCACAAAGTGGGAGTGGGAAAGATGCCATAGTTTAATACTTTGCcaggaagtttttttttaaactttaacccCAACAGCAGTGATGCCactaataaaatgtaagtaCTTAAAATAAAGCCAATCCAATCcattttctttcagatgaatgatTTGATAATGTCTGGTCCACTGCACTCAAATTACCTTGAAAAAGAAGCCCATGCCAGATTTCTTTTCCCCATCACTCCCATCAGCGGTAACATCCGTTACATTGGTGTTTTCTTCATCTGGGTTGGCAGCCAAATCAGACAAGTCTACCTCAATAAGATTGACTTTTCCTCTAGAAATATCCTCTGAGGAGACATTATCCCTTGCCGGCCCATCGTCATATGTAGCCTCAGCGTCCTGTAAGGTACCGGACATAGACTCTTCGAAGGTGATGCCAAGGGCTACAGAACTTGGTTCCCTTGAGACCATCCTCATGTTAGCTTCATCATTAAGGTGGAATGTAGTGCTTTTTGAGTTCCCTTTGTCTTTGTTGAATGAGTCTGATCTTGCGGAGATTTGCACAAAGTCCTCAGGCTCAGCTTTGGGGGTCCTGCCCCCTTGAATGGACTtggcagaggggctgtcagtaGGTGTAGGAGTGGAGCTCTTCTGCATTTTGGCGTGCTCCTTAACTAGCAACAGCTCTGAAGGTTTGGAACGAGACCGTGCTGAACTTAGTTTGGGTGGCTTTCGTACCACGGGGCTGCCACTTGGTTCCACAAAATGTATAGAAGCTTTGACCCTGGGCTCAGATCCATTACTTTGGTCACTGCTGGGTGGTGAAGCTGTACTTGTTGGAGACTGGAGATTCTGCTTCATGAGCATTTCTTGCTGGAGCGAAAGCTGCATCATCTGCTGCTGAATGTTTCCAATGGCCTCATTCAGCAACTCAATAGAGCGGTTGCATTCATTAAGATCTATCTCTTCGTCCATATCTAAGGCACTAGGAGACACAGTCCCGCCACCTGCCCACTCAAGAGATGCCTTCTCTGGCTCTTCAGCCTCTTTCGGCCCATCTCTCAGAGAATCTACACAGGTGTCGTCTTTTGATGACTTCTCTTTTTCTTGACTGAGTTTTTGCCCATCTTTTAAGTGGTACTCTGACTTTGTAGGCTGAGGGAGAGTGTCACTCTTCCCTTTCCTTACTATGTGCAGGAAAGCTGCTTTCCCAAGCTTGAGCCGTTGTCTTGCTGTCAAGACCTCCATCTTCTTCTTTTGGGATTCAATTGCACGTCGCTTTTCTTCAAGTTGCATGTGGAGTTGAACGAGTTCGGAGGCCAGCATGTTGGCACTGTCCTTGTTCTGCGGTGTGGGACTCTGGTCTCTTTTCATCCTCCAGGAGGTTAGAGGAAGCAGGCAACTCTCCGAGCCATCTGGTGTGGTCCGCTGTGAGCTGCTTGTGCTGGAGCGGATATCTTGATTGCTACCAAACCTCTGCATCTTTCGTTCGGCAAAACTGGTCATGCGCACGCTGCCGCTAGCTACGCTGCTGACCTGGGACTGACCAGGACTTGAGCACCTGCTCCCACCATCCTTATCCTCATGTTCCTTTACATTCATGTCCTCTCGCAGCTTGGCTGATTCTTCATCTTCCTCATAGAACTGTTTCTTGTCTGGATGGAGCTCTTTGGTGAGCTCTGCATCCTGTTCCTCAATGGTCTCCACAGTCTCTATATCAGACCCTGGATGGATGTCCCATGCTTGGACAGGCCTCCTGTCCTCAGGCACTGATGAATGAAGGTAAAACCCAGGTGAGCGCTCAGCAGAAGATGGCTCAACACTACTTGTTGCCAGTGGTCTGAAAGCTTGTGTCTGCCCAGGGGCTGGAGGCACAAATTCACTGCATTTAGGCTCAATAGTTGCCTCAAGCTCAGAGCTAGTGTTAGGGGTAAAGGTCCGGTTAAGAGTGGATGGAGGTCTTCGTCTGGAAGACGAAACAGCACCTTCTGCTCCTGCTACTCTCCGTGCCGACCCTCGCTGCCTTCCCTCTCCCGACTCTTCTTCCTTATTTAGGCATACTGACTTCTCTTTGGCTGGCCTGAGAACTGCAGGCATCAGGGGTTCCAGGAAGAAACTGGCTGTTCGGGAATCTGAGGACGCTTCCTCCTGTCTTCCCCAAATGCCTGTTTTAGCACCAGGGGTAGCACTCTGTCGCTCTGCGTCCTCAGAGTTTACCAGGGTGGTGTCATTCTTGGATGAATCTGCCCTGGCAACAGTTACCagctcatcctcctcatccATATTAACGTTGCCTAGCAGACTGTGGCCATTGACCCGCCTAACACTGCCCTGACCCGGATGGCTCTGGTGCTTGGGTGTGACAGTGGAGGCCAGGCTGTCCTCACTGATGGAGCAAGTCAGACTAACGCTGTCACCTGAAGCCAAGTCTGCATCACTGTCCGTAGCAGAGTGGAGAACATACCGATTTAGCTGAGACAGTGGCCTGATTACAATAATAAGAGAAGAATGaccaaacaaaataaagatttaatgtaatatgttaaaatatgttttaagtaCTCATATTTACTGATAATGTTGTACCTCTGCCGTTTATCTGACCAAGCCACCGATCCTCTGGAGTGACCTTCTTGCGTAAAAGAGTTGGAACGATTTCGACAGGCTGGTaagaaaagcacaaaaaaagtcacattctAACTCAACTGCAAAAAGTAATATgataaatcttttatttttttcttataaaatccaaaaaaaaaaaaaaaaaaaaaaaaaaaaaaacttttctcagaattgtgagaaaaaagttaaacttgtgagtttatatctcgtgattctgaaatataaaaaaaaaaattgtgagatataaaaagaCTTCATAACACAAAATTGCCAgttatcaagtcagaattgtgagatacagaatttatattgtgagatataaattgagAAAATATCTCAAAAAGCTGCATCAGAGATAAGTCACAactacctttaaaaaaaaaaaaaaaaaaattctgtggcTGAAATAGGTTTCCATACATTCACATTACCacaacgcaaaaaaaaaaaaacagagaactGAAATGGACAAAGTGCCTTAACTGTCATAAAGCAATACTGTTTTTGGGTTAAAACAaacttacatttcaaatatatttcatatatttttttaaacattctggttagtagttttttttaacttactaATCTCAATTATTCGGCCCAAACAACTCCTGTTAAAGATTCTATACAAACTTTTTAGTTTGGTAAActcaacattttttcttaaagttTGTGATTACAATAAAGCATTAAATAACCTATAATAAAGtgctaaaatcattttcattccTAATCATTTCTATTACTGAAACTCAACATTTCTGGGTACCGCTTCCAAGTGAGCATGAAAACTATGATTTCATATGAATGGCAGCAGAAGCTTAATGCCATACCTGCGCTTTCCTCTCCTGGCTGAGCCTTCTTCTGTCTTTGTCTCAGTGGCAGAAGTGGGTGGGAGGGGCTGAAGCTGGAACTCCCCTTATTACTGAAATGGCAAGCAGAGGGTACAGTTGGCAAACCACCAGCACAAAAAAATTAGGACGAATGATCGCCAGGCCCCCAGAGGTCTATCCAGCCAAAATCTAATCGTAACTGACACTACGCATTTTCCATGTGGATGGACAAATATAGACAAGCAGCACTGCTCTGTTTAGGACCTTAAAAAGAATAACTTCATCGAAATGAATACAACAATTACAGAGCAGTATTAAAAGCACTAGCatgacattaaaatgtgttttagttcCAAGTAactggcattttttttattgccagTTAAACAAGAGTAAGCacagtaaattattaaaattctaaaGTTAGGCAGGGCAGTGCAGTTCTGTCTCAGCATGTCAGAAAAACACAGGCACAACATGACAAAGCAAAGACGTTATGAGACGATATGATTCAGAGTGAATCATAATCATGCAAGTAAAGTTCCCTCTAATGTGCATGCATGCATGGCTGTGCACTCACGAATTGCAAACAAAATTTTCAAGCACATGAAAGCCcacattattaattttgttcatGTATTGCTGAAATCATGACTAGAATATGCAAAACCAGTGCAAAATGTGATTTGCATGTGTAGCAGCGGTGCTTtaaaaagatgcataaaatttaaatgactaTCATTAACCTTTtgtcatttaatgttttatttattttaattatgtttttaattatgttttttaaaaaaaaagattgggTTGGTACATGGTGTTTCTACTCTGGTGGCCCAACGGGTTTGGCAGAGCAAGAATACAAATTAGAGGGAAAATAATTATATGTCAgtttaattagaaataaatctaaaaagaaCAGCTAGAGCATATTTTCACATTGATCACTGACATTTACACCCAAAGCTACACATGGAAGAGACAAAACCTTGAAGCACTTACAGAGGCTCAGATTCTTCAGGGTGCAGGAAGTACCTGTTACAAACTTCCGGGCTGTTCTGAACAGGAAGTGCCGGATCAGCCACACCAGGAGACACCAGGAAGCTCCGTTTGGTGGCGTTGGAGATGGGCACAGTCGGCCTGGCACTCTTGGGCTGAGTCATTGCTCTTGCTATAATACAAGTATTAATTGTTAACTCAA
Encoded here:
- the camsap1b gene encoding calmodulin-regulated spectrin-associated protein 1-B isoform X1 is translated as MQTSLRSAQQLSEMVKSTSPYGGRRMDAELGADSARRKMEAAGEALEIVPLEMYDSARAKIAANLRWLFAKAFGIDHIPEDLRDPFYTDQYDQEHIKPPVIRLLLSCELYCRVCALILKGDQVASLQSHQSVIQALSRKGIYVMEGDDTPVTDSDLTCQPIKMSSHIPMIDALMMAYTVEMISIEKVVTCVKRFSTFSASKELPFDLEDAMVFWINKVNLKMREITEKEHKSKQHLLESPSHQKSPSKWYWKLVPVRYRRDHASGRQLPYFPLLEDLIRDVCDGAALLTVVHYYCPDLMKLDDICLKEVTSIADSLYNIQLLKEFANEYLNKSFYLTLEDMLYAPPVLKHNVMVFIAELFWWFEIVKPEFVQPRDVQEFKDARAMTQPKSARPTVPISNATKRSFLVSPGVADPALPVQNSPEVCNRYFLHPEESEPLNKGSSSFSPSHPLLPLRQRQKKAQPGEESAACRNRSNSFTQEGHSRGSVAWSDKRQRPLSQLNRYVLHSATDSDADLASGDSVSLTCSISEDSLASTVTPKHQSHPGQGSVRRVNGHSLLGNVNMDEEDELVTVARADSSKNDTTLVNSEDAERQSATPGAKTGIWGRQEEASSDSRTASFFLEPLMPAVLRPAKEKSVCLNKEEESGEGRQRGSARRVAGAEGAVSSSRRRPPSTLNRTFTPNTSSELEATIEPKCSEFVPPAPGQTQAFRPLATSSVEPSSAERSPGFYLHSSVPEDRRPVQAWDIHPGSDIETVETIEEQDAELTKELHPDKKQFYEEDEESAKLREDMNVKEHEDKDGGSRCSSPGQSQVSSVASGSVRMTSFAERKMQRFGSNQDIRSSTSSSQRTTPDGSESCLLPLTSWRMKRDQSPTPQNKDSANMLASELVQLHMQLEEKRRAIESQKKKMEVLTARQRLKLGKAAFLHIVRKGKSDTLPQPTKSEYHLKDGQKLSQEKEKSSKDDTCVDSLRDGPKEAEEPEKASLEWAGGGTVSPSALDMDEEIDLNECNRSIELLNEAIGNIQQQMMQLSLQQEMLMKQNLQSPTSTASPPSSDQSNGSEPRVKASIHFVEPSGSPVVRKPPKLSSARSRSKPSELLLVKEHAKMQKSSTPTPTDSPSAKSIQGGRTPKAEPEDFVQISARSDSFNKDKGNSKSTTFHLNDEANMRMVSREPSSVALGITFEESMSGTLQDAEATYDDGPARDNVSSEDISRGKVNLIEVDLSDLAANPDEENTNVTDVTADGSDGEKKSGMGFFFKDEQKAEDELAKKRAAFLLKQQRKAEEARLRKQQLEAESELKRDEARRKAEEERLRKEEEKNRRELIKQEYLRRKQQEMSEEQEQPQPKPKTKPKKQRPKSVLKEEPSVDSLPKYPAANENLISAQSGSSLSLASVATTEPDSVNSGGAGSQRGESVESFPGLSRNSSRTTERDWDNGSTASSITSTSMAEYTGPKLFKEPSAKSNKPIIHNAISHCCLAGKVNEPQKNSILEELEKCESNHLMILFRDSGCQFRALYSYFPDTEEIHKLTGTGPKSITKKMIDKLYKYSSDRKQFTVIPAKTVSVSVDALTIHNHLWQAKRPAGPKKERKVKSDASRPVIT